The Thermoplasmata archaeon genome contains the following window.
TCGAAAAGAGCCATTCTTGCTGCTTCCATTACTAATTCTTCTTGAGTAGAGTCTCTTCTGGCTTTCCCAAACTGGGTCATCCCTGCAGCAATTATAGCGACCTCTCTCTTATTTTCAATAATGTCGCTATCAGAAGATATTAAAGAACCACTTCTACTTGGTGTTTTGAATCTATCTTGCTCTATTAAAATTTTATCACTCATTAGATCCACTCTCTGAAATCATTATAATTGATAAATTATTTAATTTTTTTGTATCCTCTAATTGCATTTTTATCTTCTTTTAACCCTCTTACTTTAAAAATATAGAAATCTGCATCATAACTCTTGCGTATCTACTTTTTTATACTCTTCTGAAACTATTATTGCCCCTTTTTATTAGATTTGCGGTATATCTTTTAGCACTCTTTTCTTATGAAATATATATTTGCATTTATGACTTTTTATACCATTCTATAGAAATCTTGAAAAAACTTAGAATTCTCATTTTTTATTTTTCTTGATTTAAATATTTTCTATAGTTGTCGATGCTTACAAAAAAATATTGGATTAAATCTTTTAAAAAATCTAGGACCTTATAAATAGCTATGATCTAAAAGCTTACGATGTTTCACATGGTCTTAGTGCCTTAATAGAAGAAACAGAGAGGGCATAAATATAGGTAATAATAAAGTAAGACTTGCAAAAATAAATATCCAAAAAAGATAAAAAATAAAATTTTTTATCTATTCTCTATTGGTACATACTTCAGGTCTAGCTTGCCGATATAATTGTCAAGAGGTCTCAACAATTCGTTTTCTTTAAGATATTCCATTACATGTGCGCTCCATCCAACAATCCTTCCAACAGCAAAGATCGGAGTGAACATATCTATCGGTATTCCCAGATCGTTGTATACAACTCCCGAGAAGGAATCTACATTTGGCCAGATACCTTTTGTAGTACCAAGTTCTTTTATCATCATGTCTTCTACTTTTAATGCAATTTTCAAGAGGTTTTCCTTGTCTCCGTTTCTATTACCAATATCCTCCATGTACTTTCTCAAGATTTTTGCTCTGGGGTCATAGTTCTTGTAAACTCTGTGACCAAAGCCCATTATTCTATCTTTTCTATCGAAAGATTCATGAATATATGTTTCAACATTTTCTGGCTTTCCAATAGCCCTGTACATCGCAAGTGCTTTTTCATTAGCGCCACCGTGTAAAGGACCTTTTAAAGTAGCAATACCTGAGGTAATAGCTGCATACAAATCTGCCAATGTTGATGCAGTGACTACACAGGAAAACGTAGACGCATTCATCCCATGTTCAAGATGTAAAATCAAAGCTACATCCATTGTTTTCACAGATAACTGATCAGTGTTAAGCCCCATCATGTGCATAAAGTTTGCAGCATGATCTAGACTCGCGTCCGGTTCAATTATCTTCTTGTTTTCTCTAACTCTCTTAGTCATTGCTACAATTGATGCAATCTTTGCAGTGAGTTCTATAGCTCTTCTATAATTTTCTTCAGGCTTTGTATTGGTTATGTTTTTGTCATATGCTGAAAGCATAGATACTGCGCTTCTCAAAGTATCCATTGGGTGTGCAATTTTTCCAATCTTTTTGATTGTGTCCAAAACTTCTTCTGGTATTTCTCTATTTTTTACCAATGATTTTTTAAAATCATCAAGTTCGTTTTTGGTAGGCAATTTTCCATTCAGAAGAAGATACGAAGTCTCTTCAAAATTCGATTTTGCAGCCAGGTCCTCTATTGGATACCCTCTATAATACAACTTGCCGTTCTGTCCGTCTATATAGCATAACTCGGTATTGGTTATGTATACTCCTTTCAAACCTCTATGCAACTCTACATCCATCTTATATCACCTTTCTTGTAATTTTTATAATGTACAACCTACTAAATATACTTTTATTGAACAGTTGCATAAATAAGATATAGACAATTAGTAATTTTTTTAAAAACTTCACCTTGAAACAGTATGTTTGGATCATATCTTGTATTATCTTTTAAATGATTTTTGAAAAATTTTAATATTTGCAAGAGGACATCATTC
Protein-coding sequences here:
- a CDS encoding citrate/2-methylcitrate synthase; this encodes MDVELHRGLKGVYITNTELCYIDGQNGKLYYRGYPIEDLAAKSNFEETSYLLLNGKLPTKNELDDFKKSLVKNREIPEEVLDTIKKIGKIAHPMDTLRSAVSMLSAYDKNITNTKPEENYRRAIELTAKIASIVAMTKRVRENKKIIEPDASLDHAANFMHMMGLNTDQLSVKTMDVALILHLEHGMNASTFSCVVTASTLADLYAAITSGIATLKGPLHGGANEKALAMYRAIGKPENVETYIHESFDRKDRIMGFGHRVYKNYDPRAKILRKYMEDIGNRNGDKENLLKIALKVEDMMIKELGTTKGIWPNVDSFSGVVYNDLGIPIDMFTPIFAVGRIVGWSAHVMEYLKENELLRPLDNYIGKLDLKYVPIENR